One Labrus mixtus chromosome 22, fLabMix1.1, whole genome shotgun sequence genomic window carries:
- the LOC132956235 gene encoding histone H1-like: protein MAEVATEEAPAAPVAPVKTVKKKAAKPAKKAGPSTRDLVLKAVTDSKDRKGVSYVALKKALAVQGCENTVVIKRAVKALLEKKQLVHVTGYGVSGSFKAPKAAEKPKKKDAKKAPAKAKKPAGKKPIAAAKRVAKPKSANTSSKKAVSKTPTKKASAKKTTKSPTKKAAVLKKKAVTPKKSKSKPKATAKKPKAAAKKPKAAAKKPAAKK from the coding sequence aTGGCAGAAGTTGCTACTGAAGAGGCTCCCGCCGCACCAGTTGCTCCCGTTAAGACGGTGAAGAAGAAGGCAGCAAAGCCGGCGAAGAAAGCCGGACCGTCCACCAGAGACCTCGTTCTGAAGGCCGTCACCGATTCCAAGGACCGTAAAGGCGTCTCGTATGTGGCCTTGAAGAAAGCTCTGGCTGTGCAGGGCTGCGAGAACACCGTCGTGATCAAACGTGCAGTGAAAGCCCTGTTGGAGAAGAAGCAGCTCGTACATGTGACAGGGTACGGCGTCTCCGGATCCTTCAAGGCGCCAAAGGCAGCCGAGAAGCCCAAGAAGAAGGACGCGAAGAAGGCCCCCGCTAAAGCCAAGAAACCGGCAGGGAAGAAACCCATCGCCGCCGCTAAGAGGGTTGCGAAGCCCAAATCAGCCAATACGTCCTCCAAGAAGGCAGTGAGCAAAACCCCGACCAAGAAAGCTTCGGCTAAGAAAACAACCAAGAGCCCGACCAAGAAGGCAGCAGTCCTGAAAAAGAAGGCAGTAACTCCCAAGAAGAGCAAGAGCAAGCCCAAAGCCACAGCTAAGAAGCCCAAAGCCGCAGCTAAGAAGCCCAAAGCCGCAGCTAAGAAGCCAGCAGCCAAGAAGTAA
- the LOC132956217 gene encoding histone H2A-like: MSGRGKTQGKDRAKSKTRSSRAGLQFPVGRVHRLLRKGHYAKRVGAGAPVYMAAVLEYLTAEILELAGNAARDNKKSRIIPRHLQLAVRNDEELNKLLGGVTIAQGGVLPNIQAVLLPKKTEKAVKGK; the protein is encoded by the coding sequence ATGTCTGGTCGTGGAAAGACTCAAGGAAAGGACAGAGCGAAGTCCAAGACCCGCTCATCCCGTGCCGGACTCCAGTTCCCCGTCGGTCGTGTCCACAGACTGCTGAGGAAAGGACACTATGCTAAGCGGGTCGGTGCCGGAGCTCCCGTCTACATGGCGGCGGTGCTCGAGTATCTGACCGCTGAGATTCTGGAGCTGGCCGGTAATGCTGCACGAGACAACAAGAAGAGCAGAATCATCCCCCGTCACCTGCAGCTGGCTGTCCGTAACGACGAGGAGCTCAACAAACTGCTCGGCGGAGTGACCATCGCTCAGGGAGGCGTGCTGCCCAACATCCAGGCTGTTCTCCTGCCCAAGAAAACCGAGAAGGCCGTGAAGGGAAAATAA
- the LOC132956532 gene encoding histone H4 codes for MSGRGKGGKGLGKGGAKRHRKVLRDNIQGITKPAIRRLARRGGVKRISGLIYEETRGVLKVFLENVIRDAVTYTEHAKRKTVTAMDVVYALKRQGRTLYGFGG; via the coding sequence ATGAGTGGACGTGGAAAGGGAGGTAAAGGACTCGGTAAAGGGGGCGCCAAGCGTCACCGTAAAGTCCTCCGTGATAACATCCAGGGCATCACCAAGCCCGCTATCCGCCGTCTGGCTCGCCGTGGCGGAGTGAAGCGTATCTCCGGTCTGATCTACGAGGAGACCCGCGGTGTGCTCAAGGTGTTCCTGGAGAACGTGATCCGTGATGCCGTCACCTACACCGAGCATGCTAAGAGAAAGACCGTCACCGCCATGGATGTGGTCTACGCTCTGAAGAGACAGGGCCGCACTCTGTACGGCTTCGGCGGTTAA
- the LOC132956531 gene encoding histone H2B 1/2-like, protein MPEPQVKSAPKKGSKKAVTKNPGKKDKKRRKTRKESYSIYVYKVMKQVHPDTGISSKAMGIMNSFVNDIFERIAGEASKLAHYNKRSTITSREIQTAVRLLLPGELAKHAVSEGTKAVTKYTSSK, encoded by the coding sequence ATGCCTGAGCCTCAAGTGAAAAGCGCTCCCAAGAAGGGTAGCAAGAAAGCCGTGACGAAGAACCCCGGCAAAAAggacaagaagaggagaaagaccAGGAAGGAGAGTTACAGCATCTACGTCTACAAGGTGATGAAGCAGGTCCACCCCGACACCGGTATCTCTTCCAAGGCGATGGGTATCATGAACTCCTTCGTCAATGACATCTTCGAGCGTATCGCTGGTGAAGCCTCCAAACTGGCTCACTACAACAAGCGCTCCACCATCACATCCAGGGAGATCCAGACCGCCGTCCGCCTGCTCCTGCCCggagagctggctaaacacgcCGTGTCTGAGGGCACCAAGGCCGTCACCAAATACACCAGCTCCAAGTAA
- the LOC132956528 gene encoding histone H3-like, translating into MARTKQTARKSTGGKAPRKQLATKAARKSAPATGGVKKPHRYRPGTVALREIRRYQKSTELLIRKLPFQRLVREIAQDFKTDLRFQSSAVMALQESSEAYLVGLFEDTNLCAIHAKRVTIMPKDIQLARRIRGERA; encoded by the coding sequence ATGGCAAGAACCAAGCAGACCGCCCGTAAGTCCACCGGAGGAAAAGCTCCCAGGAAGCAGCTGGCCACCAAAGCCGCCCGTAAGAGCGCCCCGGCCACCGGCGGAGTGAAGAAGCCCCATCGTTACAGGCCCGGCACCGTGGCTCTGAGGGAGATCCGTCGTTACCAGAAGTCTACCGAGCTGCTGATCCGCAAGTTGCCCTTCCAGCGCCTGGTCCGTGAGATCGCTCAGGACTTCAAGACCGACCTGCGCTTCCAGAGCTCCGCTGTCATGGCTCTGCAGGAGTCCAGCGAGGCTTACCTGGTCGGCCTCTTCGAGGACACCAACCTCTGCGCCATCCACGCCAAGAGGGTCACCATCATGCCCAAAGACATCCAGCTGGCCCGTCGTATCCGTGGAGAGAGAGCATAA
- the LOC132956541 gene encoding histone H4 gives MSGRGKGGKGLGKGGAKRHRKVLRDNIQGITKPAIRRLARRGGVKRISGLIYEETRGVLKVFLENVIRDAVTYTEHAKRKTVTAMDVVYALKRQGRTLYGFGG, from the coding sequence ATGAGTGGACGTGGAAAGGGAGGTAAAGGACTCGGCAAAGGGGGCGCTAAGCGTCACCGTAAAGTCCTCCGTGATAACATCCAGGGCATCACCAAGCCCGCTATCCGCCGTCTGGCTCGCCGTGGCGGAGTGAAGCGTATCTCCGGTCTGATCTACGAGGAGACCCGCGGTGTGCTCAAGGTGTTCCTGGAGAACGTGATCCGTGATGCCGTCACTTACACCGAGCATGCTAAGAGAAAGACCGTCACCGCCATGGATGTGGTCTACGCTCTGAAGAGACAGGGCCGCACTCTGTACGGCTTCGGCGGTTAA
- the LOC132956529 gene encoding histone H2A-like, with translation MSGRGKSGKTRAKAKSRSSRAGLQFPVGRVHRLLRKGNYAHRVGAGAPVYLAAVLEYLTAEILELAGNAARDNKKTRIIPRHLQLAIRNDEELNKLLGKVTIAQGGVLPNIQAVLLPKKTEKATKK, from the coding sequence ATGTCTGGAAGAGGCAAAAGTGGAAAGACAAGAGCAAAGGCGAAGAGCCGCTCATCCCGTGCCGGGCTCCAGTTCCCCGTTGGCCGTGTTCACAGGCTGCTGAGGAAGGGCAACTATGCTCATCGTGTCGGTGCCGGAGCTCCCGTCTACCTGGCAGCGGTGCTCGAGTACTTGACTGCTGAGATCCTGGAGTTGGCTGGAAACGCTGCCCGTGACAACAAGAAGACCCGTATCATCCCCCGTCATCTGCAGCTGGCTATCCGCAACGACGAGGAGCTGAACAAACTGCTCGGAAAAGTTACCATCGCTCAGGGAGGAGTTCTGCCCAACATCCAGGCTGTCCTGCTGCCCAAGAAAACCGAGAAAGCCACCAAGAAGTAA